From a single Pleurodeles waltl isolate 20211129_DDA chromosome 8, aPleWal1.hap1.20221129, whole genome shotgun sequence genomic region:
- the LOC138249518 gene encoding MARCKS-related protein 1-A-like, translating into MGPVVSTPTCGGKGSGTHALKVKEPAPGSLNGKEPATAARKGKDTAQATARKTKEASSAARKTKEPVQAARKSKEPAPAGRKSEGPGAGSVIEPPPSSMVVQPSEVAGDEQEPPLTSSSTTTSSEQPSEVAGNGQDPPPTCSSITIEQPSPRADGM; encoded by the coding sequence atgggcccagtcgtcagcacacccacttgtggtggaaaaggatccgggACACAtgccctgaaggtgaaggagcctgcaccaggcagcctcaatggaaaggagcctgccacagctgccagaaagggcaaggacacTGCCCAAGctactgccaggaagacaaaggaagcttcctcagctgccaggaagactaaggagcccgtccaagctgccaggaagagcaaagagccagcaccagcaggcaggaagagcgaggggcctggggcaggaagtgTGATTGAGCCCCCACCATcatccatggttgtgcagccgtccgaagtTGCAGGGGACGAGcaagagcctcccctcaccagcagcagcaccaccacctccagtgagcagccgtccgaggttgcgggaaatgggcaggatcctccccccacctGCAGCAGCATCACCATTGAGCAGCCTTCACCGcgggcggacggtatgtaa